The genomic region TCTGATAAAGGCGTGCACACTACCACCTACGCCGAGATGCTGGAAGTGCGCCCTGGCACCTACCTCATCGACACGCCCGGCATCAAGGAGCTAGGGCTGGTAGACGTGCAACCGGGCGAGCTGGCCCACTTTTTCCCCGAGATGCGCGCCCTGCTCAACCAGTGCCGCTACCACAATTGCCGCCATGTGCAGGAGCCCGGCTGCGCCGTTATCGAAGCCGTGGAGAAAGGCCGCATCGCCCTACCCCGTTACGACAGCTACCTAAGCATGCTCCACGACGAAGACAACCGACATTGAGTAAGATGCCGTAGAGAGGCATCCTCGTACACTGATTCCACAACTGCTCTAGTAGTCAACAACCTAAACAACATGGCTCACTGCTTCTTATTTGCGCCGTTTGCAGACGCCGCTCGACAACGGCAGTATGAGGCGGTGTGCGAGGTACTAGAATTAGAGGTAGCCGCTCCTACCACGCTGCTGCTGGGCAATTTAGACGCTGTAGGCATTGCCTTGGATGCTGTGGTCATACGGCCGCGTAGTATTACGGCGCTGGTGCTGGAACCACGCAACGGCCACCTGAGCGTGCCTACCCTAGAGTACGGCGCCTGGAAGCTGAACGGGCAACCGCTGCCTGGTCGGTCGGGGGCCGATAATCCGTTTGATCAATACCAGCAAAATCAAGCAAAACTGGCGACTTGGCTAAGTCAGGAGCTGCACCAGCCGGCAGCCGAGCTGCCGCCCCTCACGGGCATGGTGCTGTTTGAGGCGCCGCTGTCGTTTGGGCCAGAAGTAGAGCGGCAGCTGCGCCACTACCCCGGCGCCGGGGACTTTCAGCTGCTGAGCAACCCGCAACTGCTGCCGCGGCGCTTGTGGCAACTGGCGCAACCCGAAGCGCTACTAGCCGAGCACGAGCTACAAGAGTGGGCCACCCGCCTGATGGATTCGTACCAAACCGATGACCTGACTGACGACCCGGCACCTGCCGAAACCGAAGCAGCCGCTGGCTTCTGGACGCGCAAGCTACGGCAGTTTTGGGGGTGGCTGGGGGCCGAAGACGTACCTGCCGACCCACCCTACGGAGCACCCCTACCCATGCAGCCGGCCGAGCAGCAGCAGGAGCAGCAACGGTTGGAGCAGCTACGCCAGGAGCTACAGCAGCAGCTTGTCCAGCAGCAACAAGCCGCCGCCACACGCGAAGCGGGACAGGCGCAGGAGCTGGAACGGCTGCGGCAGCAGGTAGCCCAGACCGAGCAATCAGACGCGGCGCGACGGGCCGAGCAGCAGCAGAAAGCGCTGGAAGAGGCCCTGCGCACCGTACGCGCCGAAGCCGCCGCCCGCAACGAGGAGTTGGATGCCCGCATTCAGCAGCTTAGCAAGCTACTGGAGCAGCTACGCCACCCGGCCGCTACTCCACTGCTCCAGCCCCCGCTGCCAACCGCCGCGCAGCCCTCGCGCCCCACTGCTCCGCACACCTTGCCTCCCCCTGGGCGACCTGCAAAATCCCAGTCCTTGGTTCGTCTCGAACGCATAGGCTTGCTCGTGCTGGTCCTGTTGCTGGGATTGGTAGTGGGCATTGGTGGGGTGAAATACTTCACCCGCCCGGCCGAGCGCCCGCATGCCCCTACCCGGTCGGCTCGACACACGCCTGCTCCCACGGAGGAAACTGAGGCCGCTCCCGACTCCATTGCAGCTGATGATTCTGTTGCGGCCCCGGCCACGCTGCCCGAGCCGGAAATACTGAACGAGGAGGAGCTAGAGCCGCAGGACCCGGAGCAGATTATGCGGCCGCCATCCGATAGCGCTGCCCGCGCCCTCGAAAATGAGTAGCCGACGGCGGGTGGCCGCCTTGCGTGGTTCTGGCGTATACCCAGCTAATTGCACGTTAACTTCTCCCAAGAAAATAGCTGGGCATGCCTTCCTGGGATTGGGCAGTATGGGCGTTCCTGGGGCTACCCATCCAGGTGCTTCGAGCAGGTTTTTCGCTCACGGGTAACAACGCTTCGCTAAGCGTGAGATGGCACTTTGCAAGCGCAGGATAACAGGCGAAAATAAACGATACAACAAAAAAGCCCGGCTGAAACAACCGGGCCTTTCCAACCAATCAGGAAATCGTTGATATTATTCAGCAGTGGGCAGCAGCACACCGTCGATGACGTGGGTTACGCCGTTGTTGGAAACTACATCAGCAGTCTGCACTGTGGCAGGCGCATCTTTACCGTTGCTGATCATCACTTTACCACCTTGCACCGAGATTTTCACTTTCTCGCCGTTCATGGTAGTCAGTTCTTGTCCGTCTTTTAGATCGGCTGCCAGCAGGCGGCCCTGGATAACATGGTAAGTGAGCACACCTTTCAGCTTCTCCTTGCTCTCAGGCTTCATCAAGCCAGCCAGCGCCCCTTTGGGCAGCTTATCGAAAGCGGCGTTGGTGGGGGCAAATACGGTGAAAGGGCCGGGGCCGCTCAGGGTACCGTCGAGGCCGGCGGCTTGTACGGCTTTCACCAGCGTGCTCACGCTGGGCGCCATCACGGCATTCTGCACAATGGATTTATCCGGCGTCATGGGCACACCGTCTACCAGCACGCCCTCGGGCTTGCCCATGCGCGACGAGTCGTTGGGCATGGTGGCTACCGTGTCGGTCATAGCCGATTCGGTGCCGGGAGCTTCGGTGGTGGTGTCAGCTCCTTTGTTGTTGTCGCAGCTAGTCAGGCCAAACCCTACCGAGGCAACCGCGCAAAGCGCCAGGAAAGAAGTACGAAACGTCTTTTTCATAAAGACAGCAAATGAAAATGAGGGTTGAAGAAGGGAGTTGTTTGGCCCGAAAGCCACCGCAAGCTCGCCTACGGTGGCCGTTCTACCAAATACCTACGACGCGGAAGTAGCAGCCGGATTTCCTACCCCCGCAATTTGGTTACTTTTGCAGAGCTGCTACTTGCGTGGCAGACATCATTTCCACCCATCTCACCTTCCGTTTTTCATATGAAAACCGCTGAAATCCACACCAATAAAGGGGTAATGAAAGTAGAGTTCTACGAGCAAGACGCCCCCAAAACTGTAAAGAACTTCACCGACCTGGCCCAAAAAGGCTTCTATGATGGGCTGAAGTTTCACCGCGTTATCCCCAACTTCGTGATTCAGGGCGGCTGCCCCAACTCGCGCGATGGCGCGAAGGGCACCCCCGGCACCGGCGGCCCCGGCTATAAAATTGACTGCGAGCTGACCGGCGACCATCAGTACCACGAGCGCGGCGCCCTGAGCATGGCCCACGCCGGCCGCAACACTGGTGGCAGCCAGTTCTTTATTGTGCACGACCGTCAGAACACTGCCCACCTCGACCGCAACCACACCGTATTCGGCAAAGTGGTAGAGGGCGTAGACGTAATCGACCAGATTCGCGCCAACGATACCATCGAGAAGATTGTGGTGAACGAGGCGTAGCCGTTACTGCCTCCCCTCCGAAAGGCTCTGCTTCCTGATGGCTAGCAGAGCCTTTTTATTTTCAATTCATTCAACTGCATCCTTGATTCGTTCGTATTTATCAGCAACACAGCCTTTTTATTGCCCTCATTATGAAATTCTCTCACAAAGCTTCTCTGCTAGCCCTACTCTCCATTGGCTCGTTAAGTGGCTGTTCTGCGTTTCGCTCCGATGCTAATTCCAGCAATCCGGTAGTAGCAGAGCAAGCACGACGGGTGAACGACCTGGAAAGGGAAGTAAAAGACCAAGACCGCATTGTAGACTCGGAGAAAGCCAAGCTGAAATCTCTTAAATACCAACTGAAAAGCGCCAGAGCGGAGTTAAAAGCCCGTAAGCTATAATTTTTCGCTTTTGCTTTTTGCATAACAACGCCCCGGCTAGCACTAGCCGGGGCGTTGTTATTTTGTATTGGACGAGCCGTAGAGACGCATCCTTGCATCTCGGCATGGCTGAAGTTGTGTGCGGGCGCGAGTCGTTCAACGACGAGACGCCAAGAAGCGTCTCGACGGGGAATAAAACACACGCCCCGCGCATCTTCCGATACGCGGGGCGTTTCTACTCTACTATCTTACGCTCCTACCCTACCGGCGCTTGCGCTTGCGCGACGATTGGTAGTCCTCGTCGTCATCGTCATCATCCCCGAAGTTGGGCATGGTGAACATGCTGCTGAGCAGGTCCTTGAACTGGGCGCCAGCCGTGAGGCGGTTGCGCGAAATCAGGCTGTGCTCGGCCATGCCGTGCAGGGCAAACTCCATCCAGAAATGGCGGTTTTCCTTGCTCAGCTCGCTGGGCACGCTCTGCTGTACCAGGTCTTGTAGGCCGGGCACCACGTCGAGCACCTTGCGGTAATCCTCGTCGGAGGCGTCGTGCAGCAGGTCGATGGTGCGCGAGCCAAACCAGTCCTGAATGGCTTTGTACGGGTTAGGCTTATCCTTTTGCTTCTTCGACTTTTCGGGGTCGGGGAAGTAGTTCAGGAACTGCGTGCGCAGGGCCTTGCCCATCAGCTTCTCAGCCACAATGCCGGCGCCTTCCTGCTCGCCCTCGTACACCAACTCTACCTTGCCCGTGACGGCCGGCACAGCGCCGATGAAGTCGGCAATGCGCACGTAGGTGTTCTTCTCGCCGTTGATGAGCGCACGGCGCTCGGCGGCGGCAATTACCTGCTCGTAGGCCGAGATAGTAAGTCGGGCCGACACGCCCGATTTAGCATCTACGTACTCCGAGCCGCGGGCCTCAATGGCTACTTGCTCTACCAAGTCGTGTACGATTTCGTTGGTGGTCACCAAGCCGCGCTGCTCCTCTTTGATGCGGGCTTCCTGCTTGGTGATGCGCTTCCCAATTTCGATGCTCTTAGGGTAGTGCGTGATAATTTGTGCGTCGATGCGGTCCTTCAGCGGCGTCACGATGCTGCCGCGGTTGGTATAGTCCTCGGGGTTAGCAGTGAAGACAAACTGGATGTCCAAGGGTAGGCGCACTTTAAAGCCGCGAATCTGGATGTCGCCTTCCTGCAAGATGTTGAACAATGACACCTGAATACGGGCCTGCAAGTCGGGCAGCTCGTTGATAACGAAAATGCCCCGGTGCGCCCTAGGAATCAGCCCGAAGTGGATCACCCGCTCGTCGGAATAGGGCAGCTTCAGGGTAGCAGCTTTGATGGGGTCGGCGTCGCCGATAAGGTCAGCCACCGATACATCGGGGGTAGCCAGCTTCTCGGTGTAGCGCTCGTCGCGGTGCAGCCAGGAAATAGGCGTATCGTCGCCTTTTTCCTCGATGAGGTTGCGAGCGAATACTGATAGCGGCTGCAAGGGGTCGTCGTTCAACTCGGAGCCTTCCACTACTGGAATGTACTCATCGAGTAAGCCCACCAGCAGGCGGGCAATACGGGTTTTAGCCTGTCCGCGCAAGCCCAGCATGTTGATGTGGTGCCCGGCCAAAATGGCGCGTTGCAGGTCAGGAATAACGGTTTCCTCGTAGCCATAGATGCCAGGAAACACTTCTTCTTTGGAGCGAAGCTTGGCAATCAGGTTGTCGCGCAACTCCTGTTTCACGGAGCGGGGCTGGTAACCAGACTGTTTCAGTTCGCCGAGGGTCTTGAGGGTAGGTTGAGTCATATAGTAGGAGCACGTTGCACGCACCCATCGTTGAACGAAATGATTAGGGAGATGTCAAGTATATACGCTTCGGTGGTAGGCGAGCCTGTGTAATACGCCTTACAAAGTCTTGCGACGATTCTTTTTGTAATCCTCAAACACTAGGTGCCCCAGCCCTTTCAGACCGCTGTAGTAGGCTTTGCCCTGGTTCACCTCCGTAAACTCCTCCACAAACTGCCGCAGGTAGGGGTCTTGGGCAATCATGAAGGTGGTAATGGGAATTTTGAGGCGACGGGCGGCGGCGGCCAGGTTCAAGGTTTTATTGACCACTTTACGGTCGAGGCCGAAGCTGTTTTTGTAGTAGCCGGTAGGCTCCTTCAGGCAGGTAGGCTTGCCGTCGGTAATCATGAAGATCTGCTTGTTGGCAGTTTTGCGCTTGCGCAGCAGGTCCATGGCCAGCTCCAGACCGGCTACCGTGTTGGTATGGTAGGGGCCTACTTGCAGGTAGGGCAAATCCTTCACCTTGATTTCCCAAGCATCGTTGCCAAATACGATGACGTCGAGGAAGTCCTTAGGGTACTTCTGCTTCACCAATTCGGCCAGGGCCATGGCTACCTTTTTGGCGGGCGTAATGCGGTCCTCGCCATACAGAATCATGGAGTGCGAGATGTCAATCATCAACACTGTGCTGGTCTGGGTTTTGTGCTCGGTGTCGCGCACTTCCAGGTCGCCCTCAGTCAGCATAAAGTCGCCGCTGAGGCCGTGGTTGAGCTGGGCATTGCGTAGCGATTCAGTCATCTGAATCTGCTCCAGCGTGTCGCCGAACTGGTAGTCGCGCATGTCGGTGCCCATCTCGTCGCCCTGGCCCGAGTGGGGCGTGCGGTGGTTACCACTGTTGCCCTTTTTGAGCTTGCCGAAGATTTCCTCCAGCGCCGATTTGCGGATGTTCTGCTCGCTTTTGGCCGTGATGTTGAACGCGCCCGGCTCCTGCGGATTCTCGTCGATATACCCTTTTTTCTTTAGGTCTTCGATGAAGTCGCCCATGCCGTAGTCATTGTCGGTAAGGCCATACTGTTTATCCAGCTCGTTGAGCCACTGCAACGCCTCCGACACGTCGCCAGACGTGATAGTGACCAGTTGCATGAACAATTTAAAAAGCGTGTCAAAACCCTTATCGCCC from Hymenobacter aerilatus harbors:
- a CDS encoding fasciclin domain-containing protein, with protein sequence MKKTFRTSFLALCAVASVGFGLTSCDNNKGADTTTEAPGTESAMTDTVATMPNDSSRMGKPEGVLVDGVPMTPDKSIVQNAVMAPSVSTLVKAVQAAGLDGTLSGPGPFTVFAPTNAAFDKLPKGALAGLMKPESKEKLKGVLTYHVIQGRLLAADLKDGQELTTMNGEKVKISVQGGKVMISNGKDAPATVQTADVVSNNGVTHVIDGVLLPTAE
- a CDS encoding vWA domain-containing protein; the encoded protein is MAVGFRFQDFVPEESGDKGFDTLFKLFMQLVTITSGDVSEALQWLNELDKQYGLTDNDYGMGDFIEDLKKKGYIDENPQEPGAFNITAKSEQNIRKSALEEIFGKLKKGNSGNHRTPHSGQGDEMGTDMRDYQFGDTLEQIQMTESLRNAQLNHGLSGDFMLTEGDLEVRDTEHKTQTSTVLMIDISHSMILYGEDRITPAKKVAMALAELVKQKYPKDFLDVIVFGNDAWEIKVKDLPYLQVGPYHTNTVAGLELAMDLLRKRKTANKQIFMITDGKPTCLKEPTGYYKNSFGLDRKVVNKTLNLAAAARRLKIPITTFMIAQDPYLRQFVEEFTEVNQGKAYYSGLKGLGHLVFEDYKKNRRKTL
- a CDS encoding sigma 54-interacting transcriptional regulator, which translates into the protein MTQPTLKTLGELKQSGYQPRSVKQELRDNLIAKLRSKEEVFPGIYGYEETVIPDLQRAILAGHHINMLGLRGQAKTRIARLLVGLLDEYIPVVEGSELNDDPLQPLSVFARNLIEEKGDDTPISWLHRDERYTEKLATPDVSVADLIGDADPIKAATLKLPYSDERVIHFGLIPRAHRGIFVINELPDLQARIQVSLFNILQEGDIQIRGFKVRLPLDIQFVFTANPEDYTNRGSIVTPLKDRIDAQIITHYPKSIEIGKRITKQEARIKEEQRGLVTTNEIVHDLVEQVAIEARGSEYVDAKSGVSARLTISAYEQVIAAAERRALINGEKNTYVRIADFIGAVPAVTGKVELVYEGEQEGAGIVAEKLMGKALRTQFLNYFPDPEKSKKQKDKPNPYKAIQDWFGSRTIDLLHDASDEDYRKVLDVVPGLQDLVQQSVPSELSKENRHFWMEFALHGMAEHSLISRNRLTAGAQFKDLLSSMFTMPNFGDDDDDDEDYQSSRKRKRR
- a CDS encoding peptidylprolyl isomerase, which gives rise to MKTAEIHTNKGVMKVEFYEQDAPKTVKNFTDLAQKGFYDGLKFHRVIPNFVIQGGCPNSRDGAKGTPGTGGPGYKIDCELTGDHQYHERGALSMAHAGRNTGGSQFFIVHDRQNTAHLDRNHTVFGKVVEGVDVIDQIRANDTIEKIVVNEA